Proteins found in one Candidatus Hydrogenedens sp. genomic segment:
- the pilM gene encoding pilus assembly protein PilM has translation MKNIVTSVEINEDCVRLATVRTKGKNLDLLQGIEVPIGISEEVENHSEGKGEYVLNALEEAFKKMKYRPSCFTLSVPCSLSIVRTLKVPFRGMKKVVSALRFELEPHIPFPIEELLLDFTIVSEDKKETEVLAIGVRKQHIQDHIQYLSEFSAKPEAVIVNSLGLVYLWKKVSASTNKLKSALLVDKNFSTIAVLYNEKLVFIRHLVLGVQDYYNAPESFAREVQNSLRAFLARWKGEEGIEKIEVAGLPLTEEETSIFSRLIKTDVEIITLSKAVHYSDVSKLNENEPLARWDSLIGIAGITLDPYFSFNLLKEEQSLSAYLAPLSKHLIFTNCLVLTGLVCGAFFLQQLTLSNLVHANLNKVNADQLTQEIERINQEKGLDANIDLTPFFDPPLLEILNIIAEKLPSDKVNINEIRMSSPDVQSWWIRIQGTTSDSAFINQAIEELRKVKYFNITDDPELSAQGNMTSFAIRIQKPEKMSMPITEQTPEEKPSKNQ, from the coding sequence ATGAAGAATATTGTAACATCAGTTGAGATTAATGAAGATTGTGTGCGTCTTGCAACAGTACGTACAAAAGGAAAAAATCTGGATTTATTACAAGGGATTGAAGTCCCTATTGGTATTTCTGAGGAGGTGGAAAATCACAGTGAAGGAAAGGGAGAATACGTACTAAATGCACTCGAAGAGGCATTTAAGAAAATGAAGTATCGTCCTTCATGCTTTACTCTTTCAGTTCCATGTTCTTTGAGTATTGTTCGAACGTTGAAGGTTCCTTTCCGTGGGATGAAAAAGGTTGTTTCAGCACTTCGATTTGAACTTGAACCTCATATCCCCTTCCCGATAGAAGAATTGCTTTTAGATTTTACAATCGTAAGTGAGGATAAAAAAGAAACAGAGGTGTTAGCAATTGGTGTAAGAAAACAGCATATCCAAGACCATATTCAATATTTATCAGAATTTTCTGCGAAGCCTGAAGCAGTAATTGTAAATTCTCTTGGATTGGTTTATCTTTGGAAGAAGGTTAGTGCTTCTACCAACAAATTAAAATCGGCTTTGTTGGTTGACAAAAACTTTTCTACTATTGCAGTACTTTATAATGAAAAACTTGTTTTTATTCGTCATCTTGTTCTTGGTGTTCAAGATTACTATAATGCCCCGGAATCATTTGCAAGAGAAGTTCAGAATAGCTTACGTGCCTTTTTAGCCCGCTGGAAAGGCGAAGAGGGTATTGAAAAGATTGAAGTAGCAGGGCTTCCTTTGACAGAAGAGGAAACGAGTATATTTTCACGATTAATAAAAACAGATGTAGAAATAATTACTCTTTCAAAGGCAGTTCATTATTCAGATGTATCAAAATTAAATGAAAATGAACCATTAGCCAGATGGGATTCTTTAATAGGTATTGCGGGAATTACACTCGACCCTTATTTTTCATTTAATCTCCTAAAGGAAGAACAAAGCCTTTCTGCTTATTTGGCTCCTTTATCAAAACATCTTATTTTTACAAATTGTTTAGTTTTAACGGGGCTTGTTTGTGGAGCCTTTTTCCTTCAGCAATTAACGTTAAGTAATTTAGTGCATGCAAATTTAAATAAGGTAAATGCTGACCAGCTTACTCAGGAAATAGAGAGAATAAATCAAGAGAAAGGGCTTGATGCTAATATAGATTTAACTCCATTTTTTGACCCTCCACTTTTGGAAATACTTAATATAATTGCGGAAAAATTACCCTCGGATAAGGTGAACATAAATGAAATACGAATGAGTTCCCCAGATGTTCAGAGCTGGTGGATTCGTATCCAGGGAACAACGAGTGATTCCGCATTTATAAATCAAGCAATTGAAGAGTTGAGGAAAGTGAAGTATTTTAATATAACCGATGACCCCGAGTTAAGTGCTCAGGGAAATATGACCAGTTTTGCTATACGAATTCAAAAGCCAGAAAAGATGTCTATGCCAATTACGGAACAGACACCAGAAGAAAAACCAAGTAAGAACCAATAA
- a CDS encoding type II secretion system protein GspK, translating to MKTHIRKIKEIFQFHPRQRGVAIILSLVFIALLSILVVEFLYESEVEASLAYSQQGELEAYLAAKSAVAKGIAFLAEDTLNTMMSGAPPIDSDFDLMTFNMGASMEPLNNALMHAYISDEYGKINLNALLMPQSGGEPQERTPLVNALREFFMLRDTGEGAAPDIIVDSILDWLDYNDGDSERPQGAENDYYMGLENPYPCKNGPMDSIEELLLIKGITPKIYFGDPEKEQLPLSEYLTVHGDWLGRVNINSARPEVISAIVAGYTGNPADLGIGQRIYDDAHIQPFTDLNQLSSYGISPRGPVQQTNKTNNSKQAQRQVTPNIMPSQPNNRLAQQYAMGGQYFTLKSDIFRIYGDGLYQNRMVRIEAYVFRNPMGYEEGISPGTNMNPVNQRTNQKQNVKTNTQGNRSSSSVVSQNQTGLPAEPFRILDWKIIK from the coding sequence ATGAAAACACACATTCGAAAAATAAAGGAAATATTCCAATTCCATCCTCGTCAAAGAGGTGTGGCTATTATTTTATCATTAGTGTTTATAGCTTTATTGTCTATTCTTGTTGTCGAGTTTCTATATGAATCTGAAGTAGAAGCGTCCCTTGCTTATAGCCAGCAAGGCGAATTAGAAGCGTATCTTGCGGCAAAATCTGCCGTCGCTAAAGGGATTGCCTTTCTTGCGGAGGATACTCTCAATACCATGATGAGTGGTGCTCCACCGATAGACAGTGATTTTGATTTGATGACGTTTAATATGGGTGCATCAATGGAACCTTTAAATAATGCTTTGATGCATGCATATATATCTGACGAATATGGGAAAATAAATTTGAATGCTCTTTTAATGCCTCAATCAGGTGGTGAACCTCAAGAACGTACACCTCTGGTCAATGCTCTTCGTGAATTTTTTATGCTAAGAGATACTGGTGAAGGGGCAGCCCCTGATATCATTGTAGACTCTATTCTGGATTGGTTGGATTATAATGATGGAGATTCCGAAAGACCCCAAGGTGCAGAAAATGATTATTATATGGGTTTGGAAAATCCTTATCCCTGTAAAAATGGTCCTATGGATTCAATAGAAGAACTACTTCTTATCAAAGGGATAACCCCTAAAATATATTTTGGAGATCCAGAAAAGGAACAACTTCCTTTATCTGAATATCTAACAGTTCATGGAGATTGGTTAGGACGAGTAAATATTAATTCTGCAAGACCGGAAGTTATTTCGGCGATTGTTGCAGGTTATACTGGGAATCCTGCCGATTTAGGTATCGGACAAAGGATTTACGATGATGCACATATTCAACCATTTACAGATTTAAATCAGTTGAGTTCTTATGGTATTTCTCCGAGAGGTCCAGTTCAGCAAACAAATAAAACCAATAATAGTAAGCAGGCACAACGGCAGGTGACACCAAATATAATGCCTTCTCAACCCAATAACCGTTTAGCTCAACAGTATGCCATGGGTGGTCAATACTTTACTTTGAAGAGTGATATTTTTCGTATTTATGGCGATGGATTGTATCAAAATCGTATGGTTCGAATAGAGGCGTATGTGTTTAGAAATCCTATGGGATATGAAGAAGGAATTTCCCCTGGGACTAATATGAATCCTGTTAATCAGAGAACAAATCAAAAACAAAATGTAAAAACGAATACACAAGGGAATAGGTCGTCAAGCTCGGTAGTTTCTCAAAATCAAACAGGTTTACCTGCTGAACCATTCCGCATTTTAGATTGGAAAATTATAAAATAA
- a CDS encoding prepilin-type N-terminal cleavage/methylation domain-containing protein translates to MSNVFLKNKQYYSNHIHGFTLLELLIAFTIMSVIVIIVYLGLDSISKGTDLARLSAEKMRIQRFLVNHFINTFNALYIDPSFSTTGYEFFGKNESGPYGPADSIRFCTSLPMPGPVALPGIRRVVTYSFEDEGAPEGVSGFATDMYGISNNAPQYLVITESPLVLDEESGISDDMNNLPMNIIRVPLATLDIWYYDPATQDWVEEWDSQSIQQMPWAVHIIANLFNEYGEVNNMGDAQSGDIDLVIVLPTTVGTVQPMDDPNHFRDTGSLFKMDGNKTEGKTGSSGKNPIRGRK, encoded by the coding sequence ATGTCAAACGTGTTTTTAAAAAATAAACAGTATTACTCAAATCACATACATGGATTTACTCTATTAGAATTACTTATAGCTTTTACAATTATGTCTGTGATTGTAATAATTGTTTATTTAGGACTTGATTCTATTTCAAAAGGTACAGATCTGGCTCGGTTATCAGCAGAGAAGATGCGGATACAACGATTTTTAGTAAATCATTTTATTAACACGTTTAATGCACTATATATTGACCCTTCTTTTTCTACGACGGGTTACGAATTCTTTGGTAAAAATGAATCAGGTCCGTATGGTCCTGCAGATTCTATTCGGTTTTGTACTTCGCTACCCATGCCAGGACCTGTGGCTTTACCCGGAATTCGTAGGGTTGTAACGTATTCTTTTGAAGATGAAGGTGCTCCCGAAGGTGTATCTGGTTTTGCTACGGATATGTACGGTATTTCGAATAATGCCCCTCAGTATCTTGTAATAACAGAATCGCCGTTAGTTCTTGATGAGGAGTCGGGAATTTCAGATGATATGAATAACCTACCTATGAATATTATTCGTGTTCCTCTTGCTACTTTGGATATTTGGTACTATGACCCAGCCACCCAAGACTGGGTAGAGGAATGGGATTCGCAATCTATTCAGCAAATGCCGTGGGCAGTTCATATTATTGCAAATCTTTTTAATGAATATGGTGAGGTAAATAATATGGGTGACGCACAAAGTGGAGATATCGATTTAGTTATTGTTCTGCCAACGACAGTCGGAACAGTGCAACCCATGGATGACCCGAATCATTTTCGTGATACAGGTTCATTATTTAAGATGGATGGTAATAAGACAGAAGGAAAAACAGGTTCTTCGGGTAAAAATCCTATTCGAGGTAGAAAATGA
- a CDS encoding prepilin-type N-terminal cleavage/methylation domain-containing protein, translating into MKRYWLRNKRYLGFTLMEILTALAILGGAAFILFNVHYNAMKLHEATITQTDENQLIYAACSRAEVGVLTGTLEESGDFGPAYEGYSWNYIATAIGSDPSIPLYTVNVNLMTPSNENKTITFLCYDLSVEGQTNNLTGGTTQSNSNRMSNSVNRTSGRSNTMYGR; encoded by the coding sequence ATGAAAAGATATTGGTTAAGAAACAAGCGTTATTTAGGTTTCACTTTAATGGAAATCCTGACAGCATTAGCCATATTAGGAGGTGCTGCATTTATTTTATTTAATGTCCATTATAATGCGATGAAATTGCATGAGGCGACTATTACTCAGACAGATGAAAATCAATTGATTTATGCGGCATGTTCACGAGCAGAGGTTGGAGTTTTAACAGGGACATTAGAAGAAAGTGGTGATTTTGGTCCAGCATACGAAGGATATTCATGGAATTATATTGCGACAGCTATTGGTTCTGACCCATCTATCCCTTTATACACTGTAAATGTAAATTTGATGACTCCATCAAATGAAAATAAAACAATAACGTTCCTCTGTTATGATTTGAGTGTTGAAGGACAGACGAATAATCTTACTGGGGGAACAACACAATCAAATTCTAATCGAATGTCGAATTCTGTAAACCGTACTTCAGGAAGAAGCAACACAATGTATGGTAGGTGA
- a CDS encoding type II secretion system protein → MHSPRGMKGFTLLELGIVIFIIALMATIAVPYLLPLALSSELESEARKLAYFGRAVMSLSALQGDEFYVEIDLAEQRYYCLRITYPEVTEGETDQLGLLEEMKQQGLSSEELAEMLMSGGNNVAGTATNTNKNLPGGFDPTAASQQINQKFDKMVRKKLIEQAKNVKQEDSMLDEIGSLFDEKNEVDLFGSEPIVEEVNEPGLSPMRLSENVWIESVFISGKKFSKEVVEIQVTPLGLTEPVVFYLTNNNGEYYTVVWDPVSSGSFVMEGMQ, encoded by the coding sequence ATGCATTCGCCCCGGGGGATGAAAGGTTTTACATTACTTGAATTAGGTATTGTTATCTTTATAATCGCTTTAATGGCAACGATAGCAGTGCCGTATCTCCTACCACTTGCGTTATCTTCTGAATTGGAAAGTGAAGCGAGAAAATTAGCCTATTTTGGAAGAGCAGTGATGTCTTTATCAGCACTTCAGGGGGATGAATTTTATGTTGAGATTGATTTGGCGGAACAACGTTATTATTGTTTACGCATTACGTACCCTGAAGTGACGGAAGGGGAGACTGACCAATTAGGGCTTCTGGAAGAAATGAAACAGCAAGGCTTATCGTCTGAGGAGTTAGCAGAGATGTTGATGAGTGGAGGGAATAATGTGGCTGGGACTGCTACAAACACTAATAAGAATTTGCCGGGTGGTTTTGACCCTACAGCAGCAAGCCAGCAGATTAATCAAAAATTTGATAAGATGGTAAGGAAAAAACTTATAGAGCAGGCTAAGAATGTCAAACAGGAGGATAGCATGTTAGATGAGATAGGTTCTTTGTTCGATGAAAAAAATGAGGTTGATTTATTTGGGAGCGAACCAATTGTAGAAGAAGTGAATGAACCTGGATTATCTCCTATGCGTTTGTCTGAAAATGTATGGATAGAAAGCGTTTTTATAAGTGGTAAAAAGTTTTCAAAAGAAGTTGTCGAAATACAAGTGACCCCTTTGGGTTTAACAGAGCCAGTTGTTTTTTATCTTACCAATAATAATGGTGAGTATTATACAGTAGTATGGGACCCTGTATCGTCAGGTTCTTTTGTCATGGAAGGAATGCAATGA
- a CDS encoding type II secretion system protein GspG: protein MTKQQKTEKKTRQLLGFTLVELMVVIAIIAILATTVGIYVFGALDDADQAKAKAEISNLKTAVQMYRIKNKRLPNTLDEAAQFLDPPKVPLDPWGNPYIYQKEGNSSFKIMSYGADGSAGGSGANADISSDD from the coding sequence ATGACAAAACAACAAAAGACGGAAAAGAAAACAAGACAGCTATTAGGTTTTACGTTAGTAGAATTAATGGTAGTGATAGCTATCATTGCTATTCTTGCTACTACGGTGGGTATTTATGTGTTCGGTGCACTTGATGATGCAGATCAGGCAAAGGCAAAGGCAGAGATTAGTAATCTTAAGACTGCGGTGCAAATGTATCGGATAAAAAATAAACGATTGCCGAATACTTTGGATGAAGCGGCTCAATTTTTGGACCCACCTAAGGTTCCATTAGACCCTTGGGGTAATCCTTACATATATCAAAAAGAAGGAAACTCCAGTTTTAAAATTATGTCGTATGGTGCTGATGGGAGTGCCGGTGGTAGTGGTGCAAATGCAGATATATCGAGTGATGATTAA
- the gspF gene encoding type II secretion system inner membrane protein GspF: MPVYQYKALAKGTGKTTRGVIDADSPALARMKLRELDLYPTELKEATDGVSAKDSGGKQLRSFSLGSGVSTRDIALMTRQFAVLLRAGMPLVEALNALITQTSRQKLKTAILDVRDKVNAGKNLADALSEHPRIFSSLYVNMVRAGEASGTLEQVLTRLADVLDRQAKIKAQILSSIAYPAFMTVFAVAVITFMMTVIVPRITTIFKKQQTELPFITDALIAVSSFLGKYGIFFVGFIFLLIILWRVWISREEGRKKWDRWKFRIPLYGTLLQKLLCARFSRTLGTMLQSGLTMLPALDVVYSIMDNRFIQMHLDDIKAGVRRGRDLAQPLKDSGIFPPMMIHMVELGQRSGELENMLLQIADTYDEDVRLTVDAIVGLIEPVIIVVMGIFVGFLVLAILLPILKMSTHVGG, translated from the coding sequence ATGCCAGTATATCAATATAAAGCGTTAGCCAAAGGGACGGGAAAAACAACCCGAGGTGTGATTGATGCAGATTCACCTGCATTAGCACGGATGAAACTGCGTGAGTTGGATTTATACCCAACGGAATTAAAAGAGGCAACGGACGGTGTCAGTGCAAAAGACTCGGGAGGTAAACAACTGCGTTCTTTTTCATTAGGGAGTGGAGTGTCAACAAGAGATATTGCACTCATGACCCGTCAATTTGCTGTTTTACTTCGGGCAGGTATGCCATTAGTGGAAGCCTTGAATGCCTTGATAACACAAACATCAAGACAAAAACTCAAAACCGCTATCTTAGATGTTCGTGATAAGGTAAACGCGGGGAAGAATCTTGCAGATGCTTTGTCGGAGCATCCTCGTATTTTTAGTTCTCTTTATGTAAATATGGTTCGTGCCGGAGAGGCAAGTGGTACCTTGGAACAGGTTTTAACACGATTAGCTGATGTGTTAGACCGACAGGCAAAAATAAAAGCACAAATTCTCTCATCGATTGCATATCCAGCTTTTATGACCGTTTTTGCGGTAGCAGTTATTACATTTATGATGACGGTTATTGTTCCTCGAATTACTACGATATTTAAGAAACAGCAGACAGAATTGCCTTTTATCACGGATGCCCTTATTGCGGTTAGTTCTTTTTTAGGAAAATATGGAATATTCTTTGTTGGTTTTATTTTCCTTCTTATTATACTATGGCGAGTTTGGATTAGCCGTGAAGAAGGTAGAAAGAAATGGGACCGTTGGAAATTTAGGATACCCCTTTACGGTACTTTACTACAAAAACTTTTATGTGCTCGATTTTCAAGGACATTAGGAACAATGTTGCAAAGTGGATTAACAATGTTGCCTGCGCTCGATGTTGTTTATAGTATTATGGATAATCGGTTTATTCAGATGCATTTAGATGATATTAAAGCGGGGGTTCGACGTGGACGCGATTTAGCACAGCCATTAAAAGATTCGGGTATATTCCCACCAATGATGATACACATGGTAGAGTTGGGACAACGAAGTGGAGAACTTGAAAACATGCTTTTACAAATTGCCGATACCTACGATGAAGATGTTCGGTTGACTGTTGATGCTATCGTTGGACTGATTGAACCCGTTATAATAGTAGTAATGGGAATATTCGTCGGTTTTTTAGTTCTGGCGATACTCCTACCTATACTAAAGATGAGTACACATGTTGGAGGATGA
- the gspE gene encoding type II secretion system ATPase GspE, with translation MDKLLAEMQLGEILLQKGYAHPEQIKEALELQKIKPRRLGEILLDLGYVEEEHILEALSEQFGIPLELELSQKVDMNLITKVPINFIREYFMVPYKQNGAGFFVALNDPINLLPLDDLRVLLGGPVQPFLCRRVDIQRIIDSYFDSQTQNTAEMIDSIALAEEDGGTTVHTLDGAESEKDLLDLANEAPIIKLINLLITGAVKERASDIHIEPFEREVRVRYRIDGVLYEKFTIPKSQQAAVISRIKIMANLNIAEHRLPQDGRIKIRLSGKEIDIRVSVLPTAFGERIVLRILEKGNFLFSLEDLGMDERDHKMFDRLITVSHGIILVTGPTGSGKSTTLYASLQRVNSPDKNIITLEDPIEYLIAGIGQIQVRPKIGLTFAAGLRSILRQDPDIILVGEIRDLETAEMAVQASLTGHLVFATLHTNDSAGAITRLTNMGIEPFLVTSSCIAIQAQRLVRKICSQCKEPYKPERNPLEELGIRTQDSRAEVIWRGKGCSKCMERGYYGRTGIFELLVMSPRIQELVLEGADSNAIKREAHKEGMRTLREDGAEKMLRGVTTLEEVLRVTRDDIFEDTFAQ, from the coding sequence ATGGATAAGTTACTTGCGGAAATGCAGTTAGGCGAAATTCTGCTTCAGAAAGGATATGCCCATCCGGAGCAGATAAAGGAGGCTTTGGAATTACAAAAAATTAAACCACGTCGTTTAGGGGAGATCCTATTAGACCTTGGTTATGTGGAGGAAGAACATATTTTAGAGGCGTTAAGCGAGCAATTTGGAATACCGTTAGAGTTAGAATTGTCCCAAAAAGTTGATATGAACCTCATTACAAAGGTTCCGATTAACTTTATTCGTGAATATTTTATGGTGCCATATAAACAAAACGGGGCAGGTTTTTTTGTAGCATTAAATGACCCGATTAATCTATTGCCTTTGGATGATTTGCGGGTACTATTAGGTGGACCTGTTCAGCCTTTTCTATGTCGTAGGGTTGATATACAAAGAATAATAGACTCATATTTTGACAGCCAGACCCAAAACACAGCAGAAATGATAGATAGTATTGCATTGGCGGAAGAGGATGGAGGAACAACAGTTCATACATTAGATGGGGCGGAAAGTGAAAAGGATTTGCTTGACCTTGCTAATGAAGCGCCGATAATAAAATTAATAAATTTATTGATAACAGGGGCAGTAAAAGAAAGGGCTTCGGATATACATATTGAACCTTTCGAACGGGAAGTTCGTGTGCGGTATCGTATTGATGGTGTGTTGTATGAGAAGTTTACAATTCCGAAGTCACAGCAGGCGGCTGTTATTTCCCGTATCAAAATTATGGCAAACTTAAATATTGCGGAACACAGACTTCCACAGGATGGTCGTATAAAGATAAGGCTAAGTGGCAAAGAAATAGATATTCGTGTTTCGGTATTGCCTACCGCTTTTGGCGAACGGATTGTATTACGTATCCTTGAAAAAGGGAACTTCCTGTTTAGCCTTGAAGATTTAGGAATGGATGAACGAGACCATAAGATGTTTGACCGACTGATAACTGTTTCTCATGGGATTATCCTCGTTACGGGGCCGACAGGTTCAGGAAAGTCAACAACATTGTATGCCTCATTACAACGGGTCAATTCACCAGACAAAAATATAATTACCCTTGAGGATCCAATCGAATATTTAATAGCTGGGATTGGGCAGATACAAGTTCGACCTAAAATAGGATTAACGTTTGCCGCTGGATTGCGTAGTATTTTACGTCAAGACCCTGATATTATTCTTGTCGGCGAAATTCGTGATTTAGAAACGGCAGAAATGGCAGTTCAGGCATCGTTAACTGGTCATCTGGTGTTTGCCACTCTACATACAAATGACAGTGCAGGTGCCATTACACGATTGACCAATATGGGTATTGAGCCATTTCTTGTTACATCATCCTGTATAGCAATACAAGCCCAACGATTAGTTAGAAAGATATGTAGCCAATGTAAAGAACCTTATAAGCCAGAACGTAATCCATTAGAAGAATTGGGTATCAGGACACAAGACTCACGGGCTGAAGTGATTTGGCGAGGGAAAGGCTGTTCAAAATGTATGGAACGGGGATATTATGGTCGTACAGGTATTTTTGAATTACTTGTGATGAGCCCAAGAATTCAGGAGTTAGTATTAGAGGGAGCTGATTCAAATGCTATTAAACGGGAGGCACATAAAGAAGGGATGCGAACCCTGCGTGAAGACGGAGCTGAAAAAATGTTGAGGGGTGTTACGACCTTAGAAGAGGTTCTCCGTGTTACAAGAGATGACATATTTGAAGATACCTTTGCCCAATAA